In a single window of the Thiohalorhabdus sp. Cl-TMA genome:
- the soxY gene encoding thiosulfate oxidation carrier protein SoxY, which yields MRVANTQNTGRRSFLKTLGTTGAVVAAAGAGLLKPVKSLAANFPFPKEAFNQESMDSAMQTALGTTDVQEGHVSLKTPTIAENGAVVPITASSDLEPGKVAKFHIFVTKNPAPYTARFHMLETGRPEVSTRIKMNETSDIVAVAETTDGQFYKTSKEVRVTIGGCGG from the coding sequence ATGCGCGTTGCAAACACTCAGAACACCGGCCGGCGCTCCTTCCTGAAGACCCTCGGCACGACGGGTGCCGTGGTGGCCGCCGCCGGAGCCGGACTGCTGAAACCGGTCAAGAGCCTGGCCGCCAACTTCCCGTTCCCCAAGGAAGCCTTCAACCAGGAAAGCATGGATTCCGCCATGCAGACGGCTCTCGGGACCACCGACGTGCAGGAGGGGCACGTCAGCCTGAAGACGCCCACCATCGCCGAGAACGGCGCCGTGGTGCCCATCACCGCGAGCAGCGATCTGGAGCCCGGGAAGGTGGCCAAGTTCCACATCTTCGTGACCAAGAACCCGGCCCCCTATACGGCCCGCTTCCACATGCTCGAAACCGGCCGGCCGGAGGTCTCCACCCGCATCAAGATGAACGAGACTTCCGACATCGTCGCCGTCGCCGAGACCACCGACGGCCAGTTCTACAAGACCAGCAAGGAAGTCCGGGTCACCATCGGCGGCTGCGGCGGCTGA
- the soxX gene encoding sulfur oxidation c-type cytochrome SoxX, translating into MGINVISRLGAPLLGAAMLVVGSAANVAIAQDDGEELGRTEQQGKDLAFDRKKGNCLACHEIPGGELPGNLGPSLVGVADRLSKERIRNQIWDPEQFNTVTSMPPFGKHEILSEEEVDKIVAYLMTLHY; encoded by the coding sequence ATGGGGATCAATGTAATCTCCCGGCTCGGCGCCCCGCTTTTGGGAGCCGCCATGCTCGTCGTCGGCAGCGCCGCCAACGTTGCCATTGCCCAAGACGACGGAGAAGAGCTGGGCCGTACGGAACAGCAGGGCAAGGACCTCGCCTTCGACCGGAAGAAGGGCAACTGCCTGGCCTGCCATGAGATTCCCGGCGGGGAGCTCCCCGGAAATCTCGGACCCAGTCTGGTAGGCGTCGCCGACCGGCTGAGCAAGGAGCGCATCCGGAACCAGATCTGGGACCCGGAGCAGTTCAACACGGTCACCTCCATGCCCCCCTTCGGGAAGCACGAGATCCTGTCCGAAGAGGAAGTGGACAAGATCGTCGCCTACCTCATGACGCTTCACTATTAA
- a CDS encoding sigma-54-dependent transcriptional regulator has product MAERTILIVEDERNLRRVMAAWVEGEGFRTRTAEDAEEALAQFARHGADLVVTDHRLGGDRNGLDLMHALKAEHPDLPVIIVTAYGNVEHAVEAMKAGADHYLTKPVEEADLVALVRNLLNRSGHALPTQYPEQDYGIVGNSPPIRELLHTIELVAPAPSTVQITGESGTGKELVARALHTASPRSREPFVAVNCAALPGELIESELFGYEKGAFTGAHQARPGKFEEAGKGTLFLDEVGEMPLAMQVKLLRALQEREITRLGSHRALPVNARLVTATNRDLARDAEEGRFREDLYYRLNVIPLHLPPLRERMEDIPLLARHFLERFAHQLGRNPPVLTAEALSVLQAYPWPGNIRELENILERTVVMTQGDTMGSEDLPHELSRPPAASAKADFPTHHLPTIERQVVIDAMEKTNWNQSQAAVLLGISRKQLRTKMKNLGLLGSDGEEEPEGAPDPSAPS; this is encoded by the coding sequence ATGGCAGAGCGCACTATTCTGATCGTCGAGGACGAACGCAATCTGCGCCGGGTGATGGCGGCCTGGGTGGAGGGCGAGGGCTTCCGCACCCGGACGGCGGAGGACGCCGAGGAGGCCCTTGCGCAGTTCGCCCGGCACGGCGCGGACCTGGTGGTTACCGACCACCGGCTGGGGGGCGACCGCAACGGCCTGGACCTCATGCACGCCCTCAAGGCCGAGCATCCGGACCTCCCGGTGATCATCGTCACCGCCTACGGCAACGTGGAGCACGCCGTGGAGGCCATGAAGGCCGGGGCCGACCATTATCTCACCAAGCCGGTGGAAGAAGCGGACCTGGTGGCGCTGGTCCGCAACCTCCTCAACCGCTCCGGACACGCCCTGCCCACGCAGTACCCCGAGCAGGACTACGGCATCGTGGGCAACAGCCCGCCCATCCGCGAGCTGCTGCACACCATCGAGCTCGTGGCGCCGGCCCCGTCCACCGTGCAGATCACGGGGGAGTCGGGCACCGGCAAGGAGCTGGTGGCGCGTGCCCTGCACACGGCCTCGCCGCGGTCCCGGGAGCCCTTCGTGGCGGTGAACTGCGCCGCCCTTCCCGGCGAGCTGATAGAGAGCGAGCTGTTCGGCTACGAGAAGGGGGCGTTCACCGGCGCCCACCAGGCCCGGCCGGGCAAATTCGAAGAGGCGGGCAAGGGCACCCTGTTCCTGGACGAGGTGGGGGAGATGCCCCTGGCCATGCAGGTGAAGCTCCTGCGCGCCCTCCAGGAGCGGGAGATCACGCGCCTCGGCAGCCACCGCGCCCTGCCGGTGAACGCCCGCCTGGTTACCGCCACCAACCGGGATCTTGCCCGGGACGCTGAGGAAGGACGGTTCCGGGAGGACCTCTATTACCGCCTCAACGTCATCCCCCTGCACCTCCCGCCCCTGCGCGAGCGCATGGAAGACATCCCCCTGCTGGCCCGCCATTTCCTGGAACGGTTCGCCCATCAGCTGGGCCGCAATCCGCCGGTGCTCACCGCGGAGGCCCTCTCGGTCCTCCAGGCCTATCCCTGGCCCGGCAACATACGGGAGCTGGAGAACATCCTCGAGCGCACCGTGGTCATGACCCAGGGCGACACGATGGGCTCCGAGGACCTGCCACACGAGCTCTCCAGGCCGCCCGCCGCTTCGGCCAAGGCCGATTTCCCCACCCACCACCTCCCCACCATCGAGCGGCAGGTGGTGATCGACGCCATGGAGAAGACCAACTGGAACCAGAGCCAGGCGGCGGTCCTGCTGGGCATAAGCCGCAAACAGCTGCGCACCAAGATGAAGAACCTGGGCCTGCTGGGCAGCGACGGTGAAGAGGAGCCGGAGGGCGCCCCCGACCCGTCCGCGCCTTCTTGA
- a CDS encoding PAS domain-containing sensor histidine kinase, with amino-acid sequence MISRFQRLPLQTKGALYVLLLITGIFLAVALVVYTSVNRDLEQQLVSENLRMVRDLSTSARSPLLTTDLAALQTLVEQAGSNRAVEAVVITDATQRTLASTKLSELGQKRPDWASDSAPASPSSSALDLLPLTSSKLLKTASHPINVRDELLGRVHVRFDPEELQQIVAENLSATLQKLLWLGLLTGVVGTAGAFLVSGFVTRPIRRLTGQVEAMEREFATAGSEDESGPPAGDELARLQHGFGRLRSTLSSYLIELDRLHRKQQAQYCLATIGEMSAHVAHELRNSLSSLRGAARYLRRHPEASQKAEFSEIIEEEVYRLYEMTEGFLDFSRPFEPQLEERDLCALIRDTCGRLENDYANAGVTLDCRCSEEKRCPVDAQLLHQALVNLLTNALDALEPGDRVSVWLEPGPRSTRKIIVRDTGPGIPEADRERIFKPFVTTKNHGSGLGLAVVSKVVLQHGGQVEVDDAPGGGARFTLTLPRTG; translated from the coding sequence ATGATCAGCCGCTTCCAGCGACTGCCCCTGCAGACCAAGGGCGCCCTGTACGTCCTGCTGCTGATCACCGGCATCTTCCTGGCGGTGGCGCTGGTGGTGTATACCTCCGTGAACCGGGACCTCGAGCAGCAGCTGGTCTCCGAGAACCTCCGCATGGTCCGGGACCTTTCCACCAGCGCCCGCAGCCCCCTGCTCACCACCGATCTGGCCGCGCTCCAGACCCTGGTGGAGCAGGCGGGCAGCAACCGCGCCGTGGAGGCGGTGGTGATCACCGACGCCACCCAGCGGACCCTGGCCTCCACCAAGCTGTCCGAATTGGGACAGAAACGGCCCGATTGGGCCAGCGACAGCGCACCTGCGTCCCCTTCCTCCTCGGCCCTGGACCTGCTGCCTCTGACCTCCAGCAAGCTCCTGAAGACGGCGAGCCATCCCATCAACGTCCGCGACGAGCTCCTGGGGCGGGTCCATGTGCGCTTCGACCCGGAGGAGCTCCAGCAGATCGTCGCCGAGAACCTGTCGGCGACCCTGCAGAAGCTCCTGTGGCTGGGCCTGCTCACCGGCGTGGTGGGAACCGCCGGCGCCTTCCTGGTCTCGGGCTTCGTCACCCGGCCCATCCGACGCCTAACCGGACAGGTGGAGGCTATGGAGCGGGAGTTCGCCACCGCCGGCAGCGAGGACGAGAGCGGCCCGCCCGCCGGCGACGAGCTGGCGCGCCTCCAGCACGGCTTCGGACGCCTCCGCTCCACCCTCAGCAGCTACCTGATCGAGCTGGACCGTCTGCATCGCAAGCAGCAGGCCCAGTACTGCCTGGCCACCATCGGCGAGATGTCGGCCCACGTGGCGCACGAGCTGCGCAATTCGCTGTCCAGCCTGCGCGGCGCCGCCCGCTATCTGCGCCGTCACCCGGAGGCCTCCCAGAAGGCCGAGTTCTCCGAGATCATCGAGGAGGAAGTCTACCGGCTCTACGAGATGACCGAGGGCTTCCTCGATTTCAGCCGACCCTTCGAGCCCCAGCTGGAGGAGCGCGATCTGTGCGCCCTGATCAGGGATACCTGCGGCCGCCTGGAGAACGACTACGCCAATGCCGGGGTGACGCTGGACTGCCGCTGCTCCGAGGAGAAACGGTGTCCGGTGGACGCCCAGCTCCTCCACCAGGCGCTGGTGAACCTCCTGACCAATGCCCTGGACGCCCTGGAGCCGGGGGACCGGGTAAGCGTATGGTTGGAGCCCGGACCCCGCAGCACGCGCAAGATCATCGTGCGCGATACGGGGCCGGGCATCCCCGAGGCGGATCGCGAGCGGATCTTCAAGCCCTTCGTGACCACCAAGAACCACGGTAGCGGGCTGGGGCTGGCGGTGGTCTCCAAGGTGGTGCTGCAGCACGGGGGCCAGGTGGAGGTGGACGACGCTCCGGGCGGCGGCGCCCGCTTCACGCTGACGCTTCCCAGAACCGGGTAA
- a CDS encoding phosphate/phosphite/phosphonate ABC transporter substrate-binding protein, producing MQAPLRLAKRLFFRGLPLLAGLFLLAGAPTASAEPPERLRLLLPPLSSADQVYARFQPLAQHLEKALDIPVEARVAGDLESLLRLARQDRPQIAYLCPLIYTRLADEGALTALARLERHGQSTFRTVVVVRDGSPYARLEELEGARFAYGNPVCAASRLVPEAMFAEAGLNPGRDFFEKRTLGSNENALYSVAADLFDATAVDESSARPFLEKGVLRALRYSRPIPQYLLAANRGIDAAFRRRLTGILTSLQAESVLRAIGSDVNGFVATTDADYDVIRAMERRHGTPSTPLNLLDPADRTTSTEGRRE from the coding sequence ATGCAGGCGCCCCTTAGACTCGCCAAACGCCTCTTCTTCCGCGGTTTGCCGCTCCTGGCGGGGCTGTTCCTGCTGGCCGGGGCGCCGACCGCCTCCGCGGAGCCCCCCGAGCGGCTCCGCCTCCTCCTGCCGCCCCTGTCCAGCGCCGATCAGGTCTACGCACGGTTCCAGCCCCTGGCCCAGCACCTGGAAAAGGCCCTCGACATTCCGGTGGAAGCGCGGGTGGCGGGGGACCTGGAATCCCTGCTCCGCCTGGCCCGGCAGGACCGGCCGCAGATCGCCTACCTCTGTCCGCTCATCTACACGCGCCTGGCCGATGAAGGGGCACTGACCGCCCTGGCACGGCTCGAGCGTCACGGGCAGAGCACCTTCCGCACGGTGGTGGTGGTACGTGACGGCAGCCCCTATGCCCGTCTGGAGGAGCTGGAGGGGGCGCGGTTCGCCTACGGCAATCCGGTCTGCGCCGCATCGCGCCTGGTTCCGGAGGCCATGTTCGCGGAGGCCGGCCTCAATCCGGGCCGGGACTTCTTCGAGAAGCGCACCCTCGGATCCAACGAGAATGCCCTCTACTCGGTGGCCGCGGACCTCTTCGACGCCACCGCCGTGGACGAGTCCTCCGCCCGGCCCTTCCTGGAGAAGGGGGTGCTGCGGGCACTCCGCTATTCCCGGCCCATCCCCCAGTATCTGCTGGCCGCCAACCGAGGGATCGACGCCGCCTTCCGCCGGCGCCTCACCGGCATTCTTACCAGTCTCCAGGCCGAATCCGTACTGCGGGCCATCGGCAGCGACGTGAACGGCTTCGTGGCCACGACGGATGCGGACTACGATGTGATCCGGGCGATGGAGCGCCGCCATGGCACGCCGTCTACCCCCCTGAACCTGCTGGATCCCGCGGACCGGACCACGAGCACCGAAGGAAGGCGGGAATGA
- a CDS encoding M48 family metalloprotease, whose product MATMPHLRTSLRTRKARRVLAALLMGLLGSAPTVSADQLPSLGSQTGGALTATQEREIGKRFLSRAQRQLTFVQDPEILEYVRTIGHRIAAQTDFHAYPFHFYVVQDPSLNAFAVPGGYIFLHSGLIEATDSAAELAGVLAHEIAHITQRHMARQVAASQQTQLESLLLVLAGVMAGMQGQGEAAQALVAGASAYSQQEMLSYSRSHEHEADRLGVGYLAASGFDPEGLPAFLEELQNWAQLQGQSPPAYMSTHPLTTNRISDARNRASRMQAASASTPLGEDTFQRIRARMRAISAESSQEAYNHFREAVKRRPQDHSARYGLALAARFSGRTEEAIGILRGLMEDAPEEVAYRSALAELLLSAGRPGGAVQAIRSALELRPDAPELREQLGEAQLAEGNASEALRTLVEVTRDYPDRASAHRALAEAYARTDQPIQAHRAEAEARWLLGQRAEALEQLRLAERLAQEQSSDQLGLIRARIKELQL is encoded by the coding sequence ATGGCGACCATGCCCCACCTCCGGACCTCCCTGCGCACACGTAAGGCCCGCCGCGTGCTGGCGGCTCTATTAATGGGCCTGCTCGGATCGGCACCGACCGTTTCGGCGGACCAGCTCCCCTCCCTCGGCAGCCAGACCGGCGGCGCGCTCACCGCCACCCAGGAAAGGGAGATCGGCAAACGATTCCTGAGCCGGGCGCAGCGGCAGCTGACCTTCGTGCAGGACCCGGAGATCCTGGAGTACGTCCGCACCATCGGTCACCGCATCGCCGCCCAGACGGATTTCCACGCCTACCCGTTCCATTTCTACGTGGTGCAGGACCCCAGCCTGAACGCCTTCGCCGTGCCCGGCGGCTACATCTTCCTCCACTCCGGCCTGATCGAGGCGACGGACTCCGCCGCCGAGCTGGCCGGCGTGCTGGCCCACGAGATCGCCCACATCACCCAGCGCCACATGGCCCGGCAGGTGGCCGCCAGCCAGCAGACCCAGCTCGAATCCCTGCTGCTGGTGCTTGCGGGGGTGATGGCGGGCATGCAGGGACAGGGAGAGGCCGCCCAGGCGCTGGTTGCCGGCGCGAGCGCCTATTCCCAGCAGGAGATGCTTTCCTACAGCCGCAGCCACGAGCACGAGGCGGACCGCCTGGGCGTGGGCTATCTGGCGGCCAGCGGCTTCGACCCGGAGGGGCTTCCGGCCTTCCTCGAGGAGCTGCAGAACTGGGCGCAGCTCCAGGGCCAGTCGCCCCCGGCCTACATGTCCACGCACCCCCTGACCACGAATCGGATCTCCGACGCGCGCAACCGCGCCAGCCGCATGCAGGCCGCCTCCGCTTCCACCCCGCTGGGCGAGGACACCTTCCAGCGCATCCGCGCCCGCATGCGCGCCATCAGCGCGGAGTCCAGCCAGGAAGCCTATAACCATTTCAGGGAGGCGGTGAAGCGGAGGCCCCAGGACCATTCCGCCCGCTACGGGCTGGCCCTGGCCGCCCGGTTCAGCGGACGCACCGAGGAAGCCATCGGCATCCTGCGCGGCCTCATGGAGGACGCCCCCGAAGAGGTGGCCTACCGCAGCGCCCTGGCCGAGCTCCTCCTGAGCGCCGGACGGCCCGGCGGGGCGGTGCAAGCCATCCGCTCTGCCCTGGAGCTCCGCCCGGACGCGCCCGAGCTGCGGGAACAGCTCGGGGAGGCGCAGCTCGCCGAGGGCAATGCCTCCGAAGCCCTGCGCACCCTGGTGGAGGTCACCCGGGACTATCCGGACCGCGCCTCCGCCCATCGCGCCCTGGCCGAGGCCTACGCCCGGACCGATCAGCCCATCCAGGCCCATCGCGCGGAGGCCGAGGCCCGCTGGCTGCTGGGGCAGCGCGCCGAGGCCCTGGAGCAGCTGCGCCTGGCCGAGCGGCTGGCGCAGGAGCAAAGCTCGGATCAGCTTGGCCTGATCCGGGCGCGCATCAAGGAGCTTCAGTTATAG
- the moaC gene encoding cyclic pyranopterin monophosphate synthase MoaC, with protein MTSAEDPLSHFDPEGNARMVDVGDKAVTERTAVAEGRIGMDPATLERIRAGQVAKGDVLGVARIAGIQAAKQTGTLIPLCHPLPITSVELDFRDEDRPSAVRVTATVKTANRTGVEMEALTAVNVALLTVYDMCKAMDRAMEIDQVRLVEKSGGRSGHWRRDPD; from the coding sequence ATGACCAGCGCAGAAGACCCCCTTTCCCATTTCGATCCCGAAGGCAACGCCCGCATGGTGGACGTGGGCGACAAGGCCGTTACCGAGCGGACGGCCGTGGCGGAGGGCCGGATCGGCATGGACCCCGCCACCCTGGAGCGTATCCGGGCCGGCCAGGTGGCCAAGGGGGACGTGCTCGGCGTGGCGCGCATCGCTGGTATCCAGGCGGCCAAGCAGACCGGTACCCTGATCCCCCTCTGCCACCCCTTGCCCATCACCTCGGTGGAGCTGGACTTCCGGGACGAGGATCGGCCGTCTGCGGTGCGGGTGACGGCCACGGTCAAGACGGCCAACCGCACCGGTGTGGAAATGGAAGCCCTCACGGCCGTCAACGTGGCCCTGCTCACGGTGTACGATATGTGCAAGGCCATGGACCGGGCCATGGAAATCGACCAGGTGCGGCTGGTGGAAAAATCCGGGGGCCGCTCCGGGCACTGGCGGCGCGATCCGGACTGA
- the glp gene encoding gephyrin-like molybdotransferase Glp: MLAVEDARNRVLQEIVSSPESETVPTADAAGRYLTEAPLARVGSPAFDNSAMDGYALRATDLGDDGGELPVAFTVAAGDDPQALPPGACARIMTGAAIPSGADSVVMQEKVTALEGRARFGERPAVGSNIRGSGEDVHPNARLAEPGERISPITVSALATAGVGTVRVARRPCVAVLSTGSELSDPGEPPAPGMIYDSNRFALLAMLRQIGVEAVDGGRVPDDLDLLRASMDSAAQYDAVITSGGVSVGEFDHVKRILEEKGEIGFWKVAIKPGKPFAFGRLGGAYFFGLPGNPVSSLVTFQQFVRPALIHWMGGTPVSVRVSAMAGSEYQRPHTSRTEFLRARLQWDGGRLVASPLTRQGSGMIWGMSRAHAYIVVEAGDHGFQAGDPVVVEPISDWCSFGEPQSRGE, from the coding sequence ATGCTGGCCGTGGAAGATGCCCGGAACCGAGTCCTGCAGGAAATCGTGTCCAGCCCGGAGAGCGAAACGGTCCCGACGGCCGATGCGGCGGGCCGTTACCTGACCGAGGCCCCCCTGGCCCGGGTGGGGAGTCCGGCCTTCGACAATTCGGCCATGGACGGCTACGCCTTGCGCGCCACCGATCTGGGCGACGATGGCGGCGAGCTGCCGGTGGCCTTCACCGTGGCCGCCGGCGACGACCCCCAGGCGCTACCGCCGGGCGCGTGCGCCCGCATCATGACCGGAGCCGCCATCCCTTCCGGCGCGGACAGCGTGGTGATGCAGGAGAAGGTGACCGCCCTGGAGGGACGGGCCCGCTTCGGCGAGCGCCCGGCGGTGGGCAGCAATATCCGCGGCAGCGGCGAGGATGTGCATCCGAATGCCCGGCTGGCGGAGCCGGGGGAGCGCATCTCCCCCATCACGGTCTCCGCCCTGGCGACCGCCGGCGTGGGCACCGTCCGGGTGGCCCGCAGGCCGTGCGTGGCGGTGCTTTCCACGGGATCCGAGCTAAGTGATCCCGGGGAGCCCCCGGCGCCGGGCATGATCTACGACTCCAACCGCTTCGCCCTGCTGGCCATGCTGCGCCAGATCGGGGTCGAAGCGGTGGACGGCGGGCGGGTACCCGACGACCTGGATCTCCTGCGCGCTTCCATGGACAGCGCCGCCCAGTACGACGCCGTCATCACCAGCGGCGGGGTGTCCGTCGGCGAGTTCGACCACGTCAAGCGGATCCTGGAGGAGAAGGGCGAGATCGGCTTCTGGAAGGTGGCCATCAAGCCCGGCAAGCCCTTCGCCTTCGGACGTCTCGGCGGCGCCTACTTCTTCGGGCTCCCGGGGAACCCCGTTTCATCCCTGGTTACCTTCCAGCAGTTCGTGCGCCCTGCCTTAATCCACTGGATGGGCGGCACTCCGGTTTCGGTCCGGGTGTCGGCAATGGCGGGGAGCGAGTACCAGCGGCCACACACGAGCCGCACCGAATTCTTGCGCGCCCGTCTGCAATGGGACGGCGGGCGGCTGGTGGCCAGCCCCCTTACCCGGCAGGGCTCCGGGATGATCTGGGGCATGAGCCGCGCACACGCGTACATCGTCGTGGAGGCGGGCGATCACGGCTTCCAGGCCGGCGACCCGGTGGTGGTGGAGCCCATCAGCGACTGGTGCAGCTTTGGCGAGCCGCAATCTAGGGGCGAATAA